The following are encoded together in the Vespa velutina chromosome 3, iVesVel2.1, whole genome shotgun sequence genome:
- the LOC124947446 gene encoding uncharacterized protein LOC124947446 isoform X1 translates to MSSDSDHKYQVIKRRRLVIRDDESSDESVIVRSHRKKQVHKCFFLQRVVSEGESSDEESDVPKPMIRRKNYRVISEDDTSDDESIASDASRSIQCESDSSGWQSDWTSNDEVDNNTENRNTSHKSPSKSKTKEEKAGATSTAVSEIDSDNSDEQIEKCPICLLPFRKQELATPSSCEHCFCLDCLIEWSKNINTCPVDRQTFTVIHVRKQLGGKILRHIPVEITPRTEEHVQEDPTFCEICHQCDREDRMLLCDACDSGYHLECLTPPMTEVPMEEWFCPECSQNSQNDAEAVEIDLDEISDLMEEARRLGVSYGRTRTGVSNENVHSLPRIIPRTRQTERVRANIRNRARELQINRVHNHEQIFDPNQPSTSSGLESVGDNSISRSPITSKSNSKSKSKGKTAKRKSKKRTRSSNNNGTLVREVRITEYNDDGEEEEIVTYVKVAPASSRRKSKKRTKRTRKKWKQKRARTVSSVLASNRTVKRRLSKILGIVPIKNNPSTTIIKPQQPISNRSIINDRYNAFIPQVSLFGENLGLEYSPPGSEDEQFGSIGDGPVVSIQRRSIVASTRRHVAVKGIANPLNNLEVQDTVDVLGSIINSQELWHSRKKNNVILKANGTLHISDSEHTNKHSINNNESPKKEKEHIDRHKQVIKNSDTPLDLSNVNPNNIMQAPLYNNPCGGGNRGNFRGGYRDNNRHGGQSYGGRESLSGGGRHGYGGSDARDNFGHRDFRSPGYYNQNFDHCGGPPMFGSNPPFRNRNPQHFRNERFRFPAPERTPFTFTDGFERPGFPPERFPRSRPQLRMPGPPVGPPPLGPGIRPQHAQNLPPNLSDDMSRNFQGERDNFNVIETASTSLIRQDNDDCDIYCDIDTTNKSGYDVQDPCHNNSGMVLLPPPEPPSELLDFDDNSKSDKDNDSDQELVIDDSHKDDANKELQSGDKYDPFTADSDSNDSTRNKNSEKDPSIINSYDIPIPSDPPQVPSTFSQAVPTCQNIQQATVQNVRSDIRLTAYDDDDDDDSQVDCPNLSIYSSQTMDVARHTEQELSQQIGPLEPPPLPPNIPDDDDVIVGDVQACDLAEIPEPSDSYVKSLQRERKPFTKIIPKKLSHESRSKITFKIGSKFKLNNKLNSLYDDLDDIPDEVEEKKLHNEKQSSDKLKTKADQKKDVEKETKSIETDSVKEKNGIKDTAKGDLKDNEKSKLKDQGDDEGVQKLTQINNNKEKIIDTCKNQSHSEQDDVERHTDKVDKEKFPIQENKISENDTDKSCKTSDIDNEQKDNVTLQPVIDITEKSSDTIISIADTLESSPKKLDSNELSAEYIEDKVDDLNVRKDSPNQRDDDDDDDGRNETACFRKIQWEYQSDNLKGNSNKLKTNKIGSLTKENLRSTAGDSDLESEKEDRSREFSDNEDLNSSNRQCRKSSLSFRTDDDDERFPIEKENTQQLLGDNLDQHTWDSDGAYTPCKDELPVNDRCHESLAPFESGLEPITPTKDKTNDDLDGCRTPADYAGLGTEAISETDEAMNFEDELTVSNIRKEKDMEEGEILDDSKLAMKENEKPKDKDEEGKKKKKKEKKEKGKDVEKNKENISSDNHVAWKKISKSTKERQYRDKDKRSKSKEKEKDKDKDKDKDKEKEKDKDKEKTKKKAKEITKKKEKRKELPRYDVRKIVAEKPARPKKDEYGRDIREKSRSRTRSRSLSSRMSRSRDRRSRSYSRLRSRSRSRVRLHRSWSRERRSYSKAGGRSVSRRSLSRSRRRSPRRRSLSRRRSLSRKRSLSRKRSLSRKRSISRRRSRSRSTSRKRRSLSPRRRSRRRSLSRSRTRRKGKLKKYKSRSRSRNRKRSRSRSPKATSKSREKRHNKRKPASRSRSKGRSCSRERDRSRNWEQINEKPIEHNQHFSRERDERESWSAEWTPSWSRSRSKTPSHTQPEPLPSREWSPPSVLDSVSVPPKNLTVILTNKEAIKKKKKERRKESKKSKEPEKRRKTKRNRTPPPSKEVFASGDNILVSVCFNKENEANQTSAPELPETIPLIQPLKRRRREPIQAEAAAAAAVAAAAAPPKRSKKDKTKAKRSKSPKGKKEKKKKSKAAEIAATKKPVAVIDLDQSPFREQTPSPRDVIVLSDDDDKQAQEVATPEQCPPQASPPREQFVSQGPKTPPEPQIKFSINKQTSNLRPSMMNPLLEEEEEEMDERVEEELEMRAQEELELRLKIGPNTPPDPPTSPPTSPDAYDPFDPTKSRSPTPDVSQEATSNDERDKSQRNSPRSHDAADITLMPDEPMQQQDQPTQEKQLEKPKIISMVTIKRASPKRDSSPVAESQTDTVQSCSSPPKVQQNQQNAQSTSNPFATINPVLATVAAAVQRSTGFSTSTPNTSQRNLIQSNRISPSNQMKQQRTSDRPQLPNIFTNSTKSTLTRASKSNQNKNSSTMGQNGSDVIMEVTNDAVDMSSPYSPGSSLSDGMFDPPSPGNYNSPSIQPVITNNKNNASKPNKSTEKKDAFDALFAAGPPPKAVSKNRSKKPTEKKKKSTNPKVGVRMDENQLQILDDLPSSAVEMQVKDKFLKKLNRQERVVEEVKLVLKPHYTKKHVTKEEYKDIMRKAVPKICHNKTGEINPKKIAHLIEAYVKKLRNSKKQKVSLTSTSKASKPAKTLWS, encoded by the exons atgtcaAGTGACAGTGATCATAAGTACCAAGTGATTAAGCGCAGAAGGCTTGTCATTAGAGATGATGAAAGCAGCGATGAATCTGTCATTGTACGCTCTCATAGAAAAAAGCaagtacat aaatgtttctttttacagAGAGTTGTTAGCGAAGGAGAAAGTAGCGATGAAGAAAGTGATGTTCCAAAACCAatgattcgaagaaaaaattat agaGTAATTAGCGAAGATGATACATCGGATGATGAAAGTATTGCTTCAGATGCAAGTAGATCAATTCAATGTG aaaGTGATAGTTCTGGATGGCAGTCTGATTGGACAAGTAATGATGAGGTGGATAATAATACTGAAAATCGTAATACAAGTCATAAATCACCTAGTAAATCAAAAACTAAAGAGGAGAAAGCTGGGGCAACATCAACAGCAGTATCTGAAATTGATTCAGATAATAGCGatgaacaaatagaaaaatgtccTATATGTTTACTGCCATTTAGAAAGCAAGAATTAGCTACACCATCATCTTGCGAACATTGTTTTTGTCTTGATTGTTTAATAGAATggagtaaaaatattaatacctgTCCAGTAGATCGTCAAACGTTTACAGTGATTCATGTGAGAAAGCAACTTGGAGGAAAg ATTCTAAGGCATATACCTGTTGAAATAACACCTCGCACCGAGGAACACGTACAAGAAGATCCAACTTTTTGTGAAATATGTCATCAATGTGATAGAGAAGATCGTATGTTGTTGTGTGATGCCTGTGATTCTGGTTATCATTTGGAATGTCTTACTCCTCCTATGACTGAAGTTCCCATGGAAGAATGGTTTTGTCCAGAATGTTCTCAAAATAGTCAAAATGATGCTGAAGCG GTTGAAATTGATTTGGATGAAATCTCAGATCTTATGGAAGAAGCACGACGACTTGGTGTTTCATATGGTCGAACTCGTACCGGagtttcaaatgaaaatgttcATTCTTTACCTAGAATAATTCCTAGAACTCGACAGACTGAACGTGTACGCGCAAATATACGCAATCGTGCTCGTGAATTACAGATAAATAGAGTACACAATCatgaacaaatatttgatCCAAATCAACCATCTACTTCATCCGGTTTGGAATCAGTTGGTGATAATAGCATAAGTCGATCTCCAATAACTTCAAAGTCCAATTCTAAATCTAAATCTAAAGGCAAAACAGCTAAAAGAAAGTCAAAAAAACGTACGAGATCGTCAAATAATAATGGTACTCTTGTTCGAGAAGTACGAATTACAGAATATAATGATGatggagaagaggaggaaattGTTACATATGTTAAAGTTGCACCAGCCTCGTCACGAAGGAAGtctaagaaaagaacaaagagaacGCGCAAG AAGTGGAAACAGAAACGTGCACGTACTGTGTCTTCTGTGTTAGCTAGTAATCGTACAGTTAAAAGAAGATTAAGTAAAATTTTAGGAATTGTACCAATCAAAAATAATCCATCGACGACTATCATAAAACCTCAACAACCTATTTCCAATCGATCAATTATCAATGATAGATATAATGCTTTTATTCCTCAAGTTAGTCTTTTTGGGGAGAATCTTGGATTAGAATATAGTCCACCTGG aTCTGAGGATGAGCAGTTTGGTTCAATCGGCGATGGCCCCGTAGTTAGCATTCAAAGACGCTCTATAGTCGCATCAACTAGAAGGCACGTGGCTGTAAAAGGCATTGCCAATCCTCTTAACAATTTGGAAGTACAAGATACAGTGGATGTTTTAGGCAGTATTATCAATAGCCAAGAACTATGGCACtcgcgaaagaaaaacaatgttaTTCTTAAGGCTAATGGAACTTTACATATAAGTGATAGTGAACATACAAATAAGCACAgcattaataacaatgaaagtcccaaaaaagaaaaagagcacaTTGATCGTCATAAGCAAGTCATAAAAAATTCTGATACACCTTTAGATTTATCTAATGTTAATCCAAATAACATTATGCAAGCTCCCTTGTATAATAATCCCTGTGGAGGAGGTAATAGAGGAAATTTTCGTGGTGGTTATCGTGACAACAATCGTCATGGTGGACAAAGTTATGGTGGTAGAGAATCTCTCTCAGGTGGAGGTCGACATGGTTATGGTGGATCGGATGCGAGGGATAATTTTGGCCATCGAGATTTCCGATCACCAGGATATTACAATCAGAACTTTGATCATTGCGGAGGTCCGCCTATGTTTGGAAGTAATCCGCCATTTAGAAATCGTAATCCTCAACATTTCCGAAATGAAAGGTTTCGATTTCCTGCTCCAGAAAGGACGCCGTTTACCTTTACAGACGGTTTCGAAAGACCTGGTTTTCCTCCTGAAAGATTTCCAAGGTCGAGGCCACAATTACGCATGCCTGGACCACCGGTGGGCCCTCCTCCATTAGGGCCAGGGATACGGCCACAACACGCGCAAAATCTACCTCCAAATCTTTCTGATGATATGTCAAGAAATTTTCAAGGAGAACGAGACAATTTTAACGTTATTGAAACTGCCTCTACATCTTTAATAAGACAAGATAACGATGACTGTGATATTTATTGTGACATAGATACTACGAACAAATCCGGATATGACGTTCAAGATCCTTGTCACAATAATAGCGGAATGGTTTTGTTACCACCCCCCGAACCACCTTCCGAATTGCTAGATTTTGATGATAACTCTAAAAGTGATAAAGACAATGATAGTGATCAAGAATTAGTTATTGATGACTCTCATAAAGATGATGCAAATAAGGAATTACAAAGTGGTGATAAATATGATCCATTCACAGCCGATAGTGATAGTAATGATAGTACTCGCAACAAAAATAGTGAAAAAGATCCatctataataaatagttACGATATACCGATACCTTCGGATCCTCCACAAGTACCATCAACTTTTTCACAAGCAGTTCCTACTTGTCAAAATATACAACAAGCGACAGTTCAAAATGTAAGATCTGATATTCGTTTGACGgcttacgacgacgacgacgacgacgattcgcAAGTGGATTGTcctaatttatcgatttattcgtCACAAACGATGGATGTTGCTAGACATACGGAACAAGAATTGTCGCAACAAATTGGACCATTGGAACCACCACCGCTTCCACCGAATATACCTGACGATGATGACGTTATAGTTGGAGACGTTCAAGCTTGCGACTTGGCTGAAATTCCAGAACCGTCGGATTCTTATGTGAAATCgttacagagagaaagaaaaccatTTACTAAAATAATACCTAAAAAATTGTCGCATGAATCTAGaagtaaaataacatttaagaTCGGTAGTAAATTtaaacttaataataaattaaatagtttATACGACGATCTCGATGATATTCCGGATgaagttgaagaaaaaaaattacacaatGAGAAACAATCATCTGacaaattaaaaacgaaagctgatcaaaagaaagatgtcgaaaaagaaacgaaatctATTGAGACAGATTCtgtcaaagagaaaaatggaatTAAAGATACGGCGAAGGgtgatttaaaagataatgaaaaatcgaaattaaagGATCAAGGGGATGACGAGGGAGTGCAAAAGTTAacgcaaataaataataataaagaaaagataatagataCATGCAAAAATCAAAGTCACAGTGAACAGGATGATGTAGAAAGGCATACCGACAAAGTGGATAAAGAAAAGTTTCCTAttcaagaaaacaaaatatcagAGAATGATACTGACAAAAGTTGTAAAACTAGCGACATTGATAATGAACAAAAGGATAATGTTACTTTGCAACCGGTTATTGATATTACGGAAAAAAGTTCTGACACGATTATTTCTATCGCTGATACTCTGGAATCATCACCTAAAAAATTAGACAGTAATGAGTTAAGTGCAGAATATATCGAAGATAAAGTTGATGATTTAAATGTTAGAAAGGATAGTCCAAATCaaagagacgacgacgacgacgacgatggaaGAAACGAAACAGCTTGTTTTAGAAAAATCCAATGGGAGTATCAAAGTGACAATTTAAAGGgtaattcgaataaattgaaaacTAATAAAATTGGCTCAttgacgaaagaaaatttgagaAGTACCGCTGGTGATAGCGATTTAGAAAGTGAGAAGGAAGATAGAAGCAGAGAATTCAGCGATAACGAAGATTTAAATAGTTCTAATAGACAATGTAGAAAGAGTAGCCTTTCTTTTCGTaccgatgacgacgacgaacgtTTTCccattgaaaaggaaaatacacAACAATTATTGGGAGATAATTTGGATCAACATACTTGGGATTCCGATGGTGCATACACACCGTGCAAAGATGAATTACCTGTAAACGATCGATGTCACGAATCTTTAGCGCCGTTTGAAAGTGGTTTGGAACCGATTACACCGACCAAGGATAAAACGAACGATGATTTAGATGGATGTAGGACACCAGCAGATTATGCTGGTTTAGGAACCGAAGCGATATCGGAAACGGATGAAGCAATGAACTTCGAAGACGAACTAACCGTTTCTAAtattagaaaggaaaaggatatgGAGGAAGGGGAGATATTGGACGACAGTAAACTAGCCATGAAGGAGAATGAAAAGCCGAAGGATAAGGATGAGGaaggtaagaagaagaaaaaaaaggagaagaaagaaaagggtaaGGACgtagagaagaataaagaaaatatatcttccGACAATCATGTCGCATggaagaaaatttcgaaaagtaCGAAGGAGAGACAGTATCGTGATAAGGACAAGAGatcaaaatcgaaagaaaaggaaaaggacaaggataaggataaggataaagataaagagaaggaaaaggataaggataaggagaaaacgaaaaagaaggcGAAGgaaattacgaagaaaaaagaaaaaaggaaagaattgcCAAGATATGACGTTAGGAAAATCGTCGCTGAGAAGCCCGCTAGACCTAAGAAGGACGAGTACGGTAGAGATATCAGAGAAAAATCACGAAGTAGAACCAGAAGTCGCAGTTTATCGAGTCGCATGTCACGTTCCAGGGATCGTAGAAGTCGTTCTTACTCGAGATTACGATCGAGAAGTAGATCTAGAGTTAGACTTCATAGATCATGGTCGAGAGAACGAAGATCTTATTCGAAGGCAGGCGGTAGATCCGTGTCGAGGAGATCGTTATCTCGATCTCGGCGTAGATCACCAAGGAGAAGATCCCTCTCTAGAAGACGATCTTTATCAAGAAAACGATCTTTGTCAAGAAAACGATCTTTATCAAGAAAACGTTCGATCTCTAGGAGAAGATCAAGATCAAGATCAACTTCGCGGAAACGTCGATCCTTATCGCCAAGGCGAAGATCGCGAAGAAGATCGCTCTCGAGATCTCGTAccagaaggaaaggaaaattgaagaaatacaAGTCGAGGAGTCGATCGAGAAATCGTAAGAGATCACGTTCTAGATCTCCTAAAGCAACGTCGAAATCACGAGAGAAGAGGCACAACAAAAGAAAGCCCGCCAGTAGATCACGATCGAAAGGTAGATCTTGTTCGCGTGAACGTGATCGTAGTAGAAATTGGGAACAGATCAATGAGAAACCGATAGAACATAATCAACATTTTTCACGGGAACGCGATGAGCGTGAATCTTGGAGCGCCGAATGGACACCGTCGTGGTCCAGATCAAGATCAAAGACACCATCTCATACTCAACCCGAACCTTTACCATCACGTGAATGGTCACCACCTTCTGTCCTGGATAGCGTATCGGTACCGCCTAAAAATTTAACTGTTATTCTAACTAATAAGGAAGctattaagaagaagaagaaggaacgaaggaaagagagtaagaaatcGAAGGAACctgaaaaacgaaggaaaactAAGAGAAATAGAACTCCACCGCCGTCTAAAGAAGTCTTCGCTAGTGGTGACAATATTTTAGTCAGCGTATGCTTTAACAAAGAGAACGAAGCTAATCAGACTAGCGCACCTGAGCTACCCGAAACTATTCCGCTTATACAACCTTTAAAACGTAGACGTAGAGAACCGATACAAGCGGAAGCAGCGGCAGCGGCAGCTGTGGCAGCTGCAGCAGCACCACCTAAAAGATCAAAGAAGGATAAGACGAAAGCTAAACGTTCGAAATCAcccaaagggaaaaaagaaaagaagaagaaatcgaagGCAGCAGAAATCGCAGCTACCAAGAAACCCGTGGCTGTAATCGATCTGGACCAATCACCTTTCCGAGAACAAACTCCTTCTCCTCGCGACGTTATAGTTTTAagcgatgacgatgacaaacAGGCACAGGAGGTTGCTACTCCGGAACAATGTCCGCCACAGGCATCTCCTCCTCGCGAGCAATTCGTTTCACAAGGGCCAAAGACACCCCCCGAACcgcaaattaaattttcaataaataagcAAACGAGCAATCTCAGACCTTCCATGATGAATCCTTTattggaagaagaggaagaggaaatggATGAAAGAGTCGAGGAGGAACTTGAAATGAGAGCTCAAGAGGAATTAGAGTTGCGATTGAAAATTGGTCCCAACACACCACCGGATCCACCTACTTCACCCCCAACCTCTCCCGATGCTTATGATCCATTCGATCCCACGAAATCTCGATCACCGACTCCTGATGTTAGTCAAGAAGCTACGTCGAACGATGAAAGAGACAAAAGTCAAAGAAATTCACCGAGAAGTCATGATGCCGCCGACATCACCTTGATGCCTGACGAACCTATGCAGCAACAAGATCAACCTACGCAAGAGAAACAACTTGAAAAGCCGAAAATAATCTCAATGGTTACGATTAAAAGAGCATCACCGAAAAGAGATTCATCGCCGGTAGCGGAAAGCCAAACGGATACGGTACAATCATGTAGTAGTCCACCAAAAGTACAACAGAATCAACAAAATGCACAATCTACGAGTAATCCATTTGCTACTATTAATCCTGTTTTGGCGACTGTTGCTGCTGCAGTACAAAGAAGCACTGGATTTAGTACTAGCACACCTAATACAAGTCAACGTAATTTGATACAg TCAAATCGCATTTCACCAAGTAATCAAATGAAGCAACAACGTACAAGCGATAGACCGCAACTTCCTAACATCTTTACTAATAGTACAAAGTCTACATTAACGCGTGCTTCCAAatctaatcaaaataaaaacagtTCTACCATGGGACAAAATGGCAGCGATGTAATAATGGAAGTGACCAACGATGCTGTCGATATGTCTTCGCCTTATTCGCCAGGATCGAGTTTAAGCGATGGCATGTTCGATCCACCTAGTCCAGGAAATTATAATAGTCCTTCTATTCAGCCAGTCATcacaaataataagaataatgcaTCTAAGCCAAATAAAAGTACAGAGAAGAAAGATGCTTTTGATGCGTTGTTTGCAGCAGGACCGCCTCCAAAGGCAGTTAGTAAAAATAGGAGTAAAAAACCTactgaaaagaagaagaaat cTACCAATCCAAAAGTCGGAGTGCGGATGGACGAAAATCAACTTCAAATTTTGGATGATCTTCCTAGTTCTGCGGTAGAAATGCAAGTGAAAGATAAG TTcttgaagaaattaaatcgtCAAGAAAGAGTCGTAGAAGAAGTAAAGTTAGTGTTAAAGCCACATTATACCAAAAAGCATGTTACAAAGGAAGAATATAAGGATATTATGCGAAAAGCTGTACCGAAG ATATGCCATAACAAAACGGGAGAAATCAATCCTAAGAAGATAGCTCATTTAATAGAGGCATATGTGAAAAAACTTCGAAacagtaaaaaacaaaaagtatctTTGACTTCAACATCAAAGGCCTCGAAACCGGC GAAAACGCTGTGGAGTTGA